The following proteins come from a genomic window of Candidatus Eisenbacteria bacterium:
- a CDS encoding flippase-like domain-containing protein, with the protein MIFSAALTAALLVFLLRSLIRGWREAGIYSWSLEPAPLVAAFVVAAAYFALAAWAWKRVLAALGEEIPFRESCRIWFLSQLGKYIPGKVWFAMGRIVLAGRAGVGAGAASVSTVVELMMVLLASALVFLASLPARPGPAGREMVFALGGAVILVLLLHPRVFGFLLRLAARVLGRQALPYRIGWRGLASLTLLYGASWILYGAGLVLLSRAIRLEGAPPPPPVGEPARLLVFSGAAAISWALGFLSVLTPSGLGVREAALGYLLGSTLPPPGPVVLALAARLWITLAEMGAAAIGWFLGRTLDERKEKA; encoded by the coding sequence GTGATCTTTTCTGCGGCCCTCACGGCGGCTCTGCTCGTCTTTCTGCTCAGGAGCCTGATCCGGGGCTGGCGGGAAGCGGGCATTTACAGCTGGTCTTTGGAGCCGGCGCCCCTCGTCGCCGCCTTCGTGGTCGCGGCGGCCTATTTCGCCCTCGCCGCCTGGGCGTGGAAGAGAGTGCTCGCCGCGCTGGGAGAGGAGATCCCTTTCCGGGAGTCCTGCCGGATCTGGTTTCTCTCCCAGCTGGGGAAATACATCCCCGGCAAGGTCTGGTTCGCCATGGGGAGGATCGTCCTCGCCGGGCGTGCCGGCGTGGGGGCGGGCGCCGCGTCGGTCAGCACGGTGGTGGAGTTGATGATGGTGCTGCTCGCCTCGGCGCTCGTCTTTCTGGCGTCGCTCCCGGCGCGGCCCGGACCGGCGGGGCGGGAGATGGTCTTCGCTCTCGGCGGGGCGGTGATCCTCGTCCTTCTCCTGCATCCGCGGGTGTTCGGTTTCCTGCTCCGCCTCGCCGCGCGCGTGCTCGGACGGCAGGCGCTTCCTTACCGCATCGGCTGGCGGGGGCTGGCGTCTCTGACGCTCCTCTACGGAGCGAGTTGGATTCTCTACGGCGCCGGTCTGGTCCTCCTCTCGCGGGCGATCCGGCTGGAGGGCGCGCCGCCGCCGCCGCCGGTCGGGGAACCCGCGCGGCTGCTCGTCTTCTCCGGCGCCGCCGCCATCTCCTGGGCGCTCGGATTTCTCAGTGTCCTCACGCCGAGCGGTCTCGGCGTCCGCGAAGCGGCGCTCGGTTATCTGCTCGGTTCCACGCTACCTCCGCCGGGGCCCGTGGTTCTCGCCCTGGCGGCGCGGCTTTGGATCACGTTGGCCGAGATGGGGGCCGCGGCGATCGGTTGGTTCCTGGGGAGAACGCTCGATGAAAGAAAAGAGAAAGCGTAA